The following are encoded together in the Kribbella sp. CA-293567 genome:
- a CDS encoding NAD(P)/FAD-dependent oxidoreductase — MTDSERIVIIGASLAGAKAAETLRDEGWTGEVVLIGDETELPYERPPLSKDVLLGKKEPEAARLHDQNWYDEKNIELRLGTKATAIDTAARTVSLGENGEIAYGKLLIATGSRVRKLDVPGAELAGVHYLRTAAESQALTDAYAAKPRVVVVGAGWIGLESAAAARERGCEVTVVEPQPTALASVMGEQIGNLYAELHRQHGVELRFDTSVAGFEGDGQVTGVKLSGGDVLPADLVVVGVGVQPNTELAEAAGIEVAGRDEGSGILTGSDLQTSVPGVYAAGDVVRWDHPLLGRSVRVEHWQNAIDSGVVAAKALLGQDVVQDALPYFFTDQYDLGMEYTGDVPRGTSYQVVLRGDPTTGAYLAFWLSPDNHALAAMQVNTWDTIDQLKSLISSKKPHDPARLADTSIELSDL, encoded by the coding sequence ATGACCGACTCGGAGCGCATTGTCATCATCGGGGCGAGCCTGGCCGGCGCCAAGGCCGCGGAGACGCTGAGGGACGAGGGCTGGACCGGAGAGGTCGTCCTGATCGGCGACGAGACCGAACTGCCCTACGAGCGACCGCCGCTGTCCAAGGACGTGCTGCTCGGCAAGAAGGAGCCGGAGGCCGCGCGGCTCCACGACCAGAACTGGTACGACGAGAAGAACATCGAGCTGCGCCTGGGCACGAAGGCGACGGCGATCGACACGGCGGCTCGGACGGTCAGTCTGGGCGAGAACGGCGAGATCGCGTACGGCAAGCTGCTGATCGCCACCGGCAGCCGGGTGCGCAAGCTCGACGTACCGGGGGCTGAGCTGGCCGGCGTCCACTATCTGCGGACTGCGGCCGAGTCTCAGGCGCTCACCGACGCGTACGCCGCAAAGCCGCGCGTGGTCGTCGTCGGCGCCGGCTGGATCGGGCTCGAATCCGCCGCGGCCGCGCGCGAGCGTGGTTGCGAGGTCACTGTCGTCGAGCCGCAGCCGACCGCACTCGCCTCGGTGATGGGCGAGCAGATCGGCAACCTGTACGCCGAGCTGCACCGTCAGCACGGTGTCGAGCTGAGGTTCGACACCAGCGTCGCGGGCTTCGAAGGCGACGGCCAGGTGACCGGCGTGAAGCTGTCGGGCGGCGACGTCCTGCCCGCCGATCTGGTGGTCGTCGGGGTCGGCGTCCAGCCCAACACCGAACTCGCCGAGGCCGCCGGCATCGAGGTGGCCGGCCGCGACGAGGGTTCAGGCATTCTCACCGGCTCGGACCTCCAGACCTCCGTGCCGGGTGTGTACGCCGCCGGTGACGTGGTCCGCTGGGACCACCCGCTGCTCGGCCGCTCGGTCCGTGTCGAGCACTGGCAGAACGCGATCGACAGCGGAGTCGTCGCCGCCAAGGCGCTGCTCGGCCAGGACGTCGTACAGGATGCGCTGCCGTATTTCTTCACCGACCAGTACGACCTCGGCATGGAGTACACCGGCGACGTCCCGCGCGGCACGTCGTACCAGGTGGTCCTCCGCGGCGACCCCACCACCGGCGCTTACCTGGCCTTCTGGCTGTCGCCCGACAACCACGCCCTGGCCGCCATGCAGGTCAACACCTGGGACACCATCGACCAGCTGAAGTCCCTGATCAGCTCCAAGAAGCCCCACGACCCAGCCCGCCTCGCAGACACGTCGATCGAACTCTCCGACCTCTGA
- a CDS encoding deoxyguanosinetriphosphate triphosphohydrolase: MRKQHEWYDEHDAERWVAEPVKRPGRSAFARDRARVLHSAALRRLAAKTQVATAGSDDFVRNRLTHSLEVAQIGRELASTLGCDPDIVDAACLAHDLGHPPFGHNGERALDQLAEKIGGFEGNAQTLRLLTRLESKTFDAAGRSVGLNLSRATLDAATKYPWQRKPGERKFGAYDDDAAVFDWLRQGVEGGRRCLEAQVMDFADDVAYSVHDVEDGIVARYIDLGRIGAERAPYWETVRRIYLPEATDAELDDGWDRLTALPYWPSAPFDDSRRALGGLKDLTSQLIGRFVTAAEQATHARFGRSRLIRYEADLVAPDSVRVEIALLKSIGMFHVLNSPERQARRAVQRELLTELVEVLWASAPRELDAPFAADFRDAADDGARLRVIVDQVASLTDPSALSWHTRLV; the protein is encoded by the coding sequence ATGAGAAAGCAGCACGAGTGGTACGACGAGCACGACGCGGAGCGGTGGGTCGCGGAGCCGGTCAAACGGCCGGGGCGGTCGGCGTTCGCTCGTGATCGCGCGCGTGTGCTGCACAGTGCCGCGTTGCGTCGGCTGGCGGCGAAGACGCAGGTCGCGACGGCGGGCAGCGACGACTTCGTGCGCAACCGGCTGACGCACAGCCTGGAGGTGGCGCAGATCGGCAGGGAGCTGGCCAGCACGCTCGGCTGTGATCCGGACATCGTCGACGCGGCCTGTCTCGCCCACGACCTGGGTCACCCGCCGTTCGGGCACAACGGTGAGCGGGCTCTGGACCAGTTGGCGGAGAAGATCGGCGGCTTCGAGGGAAACGCGCAGACCCTGCGGTTGCTGACCCGGCTGGAGTCGAAGACGTTCGACGCGGCCGGACGCAGCGTGGGGCTGAACCTCAGCCGCGCGACTCTCGACGCGGCCACGAAGTACCCGTGGCAGCGCAAGCCGGGGGAGCGGAAGTTCGGTGCGTACGACGACGACGCGGCGGTCTTCGACTGGCTGCGGCAGGGCGTCGAGGGCGGCCGGCGCTGTCTCGAGGCACAGGTGATGGACTTCGCCGACGACGTGGCCTACTCGGTGCACGACGTCGAGGACGGGATCGTCGCGCGGTACATCGATCTCGGCCGGATCGGTGCTGAGCGGGCGCCGTACTGGGAGACGGTCCGGCGAATCTACTTGCCTGAGGCAACCGATGCGGAGCTGGACGACGGCTGGGACCGGCTGACCGCGCTGCCGTACTGGCCGAGCGCGCCTTTCGACGACAGCCGGCGCGCGCTCGGCGGGCTGAAGGATCTCACCAGCCAGCTGATCGGGCGCTTCGTGACCGCGGCCGAGCAGGCCACCCACGCGCGCTTCGGCCGGTCGCGACTGATCCGCTACGAGGCCGACCTGGTCGCGCCGGACAGCGTCCGGGTCGAGATCGCGCTGCTCAAGAGCATCGGCATGTTCCACGTGCTGAACTCGCCCGAGCGGCAGGCCCGCCGGGCGGTCCAGCGCGAGCTGCTGACCGAGCTGGTCGAGGTGTTGTGGGCCTCGGCGCCGCGCGAGCTGGACGCGCCCTTCGCCGCCGACTTCCGCGACGCCGCGGACGACGGCGCCCGGCTGCGGGTCATCGTCGATCAGGTCGCGTCGCTGACCGACCCGTCGGCCCTGAGCTGGCACACGCGGCTGGTCTAA
- a CDS encoding RibD family protein, whose translation MRPHVLAHLAISIDGATTGFEADQARFYAMATLWQEDVTLVGADTLLAQESAVRVAPRPGPRAAGPLLAVVDSRHRVHNLDALRDLGYWSDVLALYSELTPARAPDSTIQECVTGYDHVDLAEVLDLLGRRGAKLVRVDSGGALVGALLEQGLVDELSLLIHPVVVGDAPRWHDTFTGHLDLALANVETFKPGITWLRYCVAG comes from the coding sequence ATGCGGCCTCATGTACTGGCTCATCTCGCGATCTCGATCGACGGTGCGACCACCGGCTTCGAGGCGGACCAAGCGCGTTTCTACGCGATGGCGACCTTGTGGCAGGAGGATGTGACGCTGGTCGGCGCCGACACCCTCCTCGCCCAGGAGAGTGCTGTCCGGGTCGCGCCGAGGCCGGGCCCACGGGCTGCCGGACCGCTGCTGGCGGTCGTCGACAGCCGCCATCGCGTCCACAACCTCGACGCGCTCCGCGACCTCGGCTACTGGTCGGACGTCCTCGCGCTGTACTCCGAGCTGACGCCGGCCCGAGCCCCTGACAGCACCATCCAGGAGTGCGTCACCGGCTACGACCACGTCGACCTGGCGGAAGTCCTGGACCTGCTCGGCCGCCGCGGCGCCAAGCTGGTCCGCGTCGACAGCGGCGGCGCTCTCGTCGGTGCTCTGCTGGAGCAGGGTCTGGTCGACGAACTGAGCCTCCTGATCCACCCCGTCGTGGTCGGCGACGCGCCCCGCTGGCACGACACCTTCACCGGCCACCTCGACCTCGCCCTGGCCAACGTCGAGACCTTCAAACCCGGCATCACCTGGCTCCGCTACTGCGTCGCAGGCTGA
- a CDS encoding TetR/AcrR family transcriptional regulator, which yields METRVDGRLVRGDQTRRSVLRAAVDIASVDGLEGLSIGRLAKELELSKAGVFAHFGSKEELQLATVRAARRIYAEAVVEPAFAVEPGLGRLWLLSERWLDYSERRVFPGGCFFAKASHEYGARRGPVHEYLAEVNREWIQLLEQTVGEAIAAGELTTDPVQLAFELNAYYDSANLASLLRDGDAAIYTQARKSIRARLQAAATSGTALPWESVGGAV from the coding sequence GTGGAGACACGAGTCGATGGGCGCCTGGTGCGTGGCGACCAGACGCGGCGGTCGGTACTGCGCGCCGCGGTCGACATCGCCTCTGTGGACGGGCTGGAAGGGTTGTCGATCGGCCGGCTGGCCAAGGAACTGGAGCTCAGCAAGGCCGGTGTGTTCGCGCACTTCGGGTCGAAGGAAGAACTGCAGCTGGCGACTGTTCGAGCGGCCCGGCGGATCTACGCGGAGGCAGTGGTCGAGCCTGCGTTCGCTGTGGAGCCCGGACTGGGACGGCTGTGGTTGCTGAGCGAGCGCTGGCTGGACTATTCGGAGCGGCGCGTCTTCCCCGGTGGCTGCTTCTTCGCGAAGGCCTCCCATGAGTACGGCGCCCGCCGCGGCCCGGTCCACGAATACCTGGCCGAGGTCAATCGTGAGTGGATCCAGTTGCTCGAGCAGACAGTCGGTGAAGCGATCGCGGCTGGTGAGCTCACGACGGATCCCGTCCAACTCGCGTTCGAGCTGAACGCCTACTACGACTCCGCGAACCTGGCCTCCCTGCTCCGCGACGGCGATGCCGCGATCTACACCCAGGCACGGAAGTCGATCCGCGCCCGCCTCCAAGCAGCAGCGACCTCAGGAACCGCGCTGCCGTGGGAATCTGTCGGTGGGGCCGTCTAG
- a CDS encoding alpha/beta hydrolase: MNLRLLNLLPAGIAGRIAFELWQRPFKRGQVRESEREIHQAARVEVIDGVVTYAWGDGERPILLVHGWRSRASRFHGFVTRLLDLGYSPISYDAPGHGDSPGRVATIVGHQHIIQGLENRHGPFEGVIAHSLGVPFALYAVREGVAAGRVVAISGFARFDYLVDAFCRALGLGPKVNQGLRRSIERGYFGGDDQIWTRFSATAGEVDLLVIHNDEDDVVDPGQAPLLLAAYGPRAHFLQTNGLGHRRILVDPEVITEAVAFLQDQAGRRESDVAERLDLGA, from the coding sequence ATGAATCTCAGGTTGCTGAACCTGCTGCCAGCCGGGATCGCCGGGCGGATCGCGTTCGAGTTGTGGCAGCGACCGTTCAAGCGCGGCCAGGTGCGTGAGAGCGAGCGCGAGATCCATCAGGCCGCCCGCGTCGAGGTGATCGACGGGGTCGTCACCTACGCGTGGGGCGATGGCGAACGGCCGATCCTGCTGGTGCACGGCTGGCGGTCGCGCGCCTCGCGCTTCCACGGCTTCGTCACCCGGCTGCTCGACCTCGGCTACAGCCCGATCTCGTACGACGCGCCTGGACACGGCGACTCCCCCGGCCGGGTCGCGACGATCGTCGGCCACCAGCACATCATCCAAGGCCTAGAGAATCGCCACGGGCCGTTCGAAGGCGTGATCGCGCACTCGCTGGGCGTCCCGTTCGCCCTGTACGCCGTCCGCGAGGGCGTTGCCGCCGGGCGGGTGGTCGCGATCAGCGGGTTCGCGCGGTTCGACTACCTGGTCGACGCCTTCTGCCGCGCGCTCGGGCTCGGCCCGAAGGTGAACCAGGGCCTGCGACGATCCATCGAACGCGGCTACTTCGGCGGCGACGATCAGATCTGGACCAGATTCTCGGCCACCGCCGGCGAGGTCGACCTGCTGGTGATCCACAACGACGAGGACGACGTGGTGGATCCCGGCCAGGCGCCGCTGCTGCTGGCGGCGTACGGGCCGCGGGCGCACTTCCTGCAGACCAACGGCCTCGGCCATCGCCGGATCCTGGTCGATCCGGAGGTGATCACCGAGGCCGTGGCCTTCTTGCAGGACCAGGCGGGCAGGCGGGAATCAGATGTCGCGGAACGTCTCGATCTGGGCGCCTAG
- a CDS encoding helix-turn-helix domain-containing protein, which yields MTDDYLSRIGNLIRDARKHRGWTQTQLADVLGTSQSAVNRIEKGHQNLTLEMLARIGEALDSEIVSLGGGPVHLRVVGGRQLSGSIDVKSSKNAGVALLCASLLNKGRTTLRKVARIEEVNRLLEVLNSIGVKTTWLNDAGDLEIVPPEHLDLAAMDAEAARRTRSIIMFLGPLLHREDTFALPYAGGCDLGTRTVEPHMSALRPFGLEIKATAGEYHALVNRAITPGKPIVLTERGDTVTENAIMAAARHDGVTVIRNASSNYMVQDLCFYLELLGVRIDGVGSTTLTVHGQAEIDVDVDYAPSEDPIEAMSLLTAAIVTSSEITIRRAPIEFLEIELALLEEMGLDYSRTDEYLAENGRTRLVDLTTRPSTLHAPIDKIHPMPFPGLNIDNLPFFAVIAATATGQTLIHDWVYENRAIYLTDLNKLGGRVKLLDPHRVMVEGPTHFSGAEIMCPPALRPAVVTLIAMMAAKGTSVLRSVYVINRGYEELAARLNSLGAQIETFRDI from the coding sequence ATGACTGACGACTACCTGAGCCGGATCGGCAACCTCATCCGGGACGCCCGCAAGCACCGCGGCTGGACGCAGACCCAGCTCGCCGACGTGCTGGGCACCAGTCAGAGCGCGGTGAACCGGATCGAAAAGGGTCATCAGAACCTCACTCTCGAGATGCTCGCCCGGATCGGCGAGGCACTCGACTCCGAAATTGTCTCTCTTGGTGGCGGTCCGGTCCACCTCCGTGTCGTAGGTGGACGCCAACTGTCCGGATCCATCGACGTGAAGTCGTCCAAGAACGCCGGGGTCGCGCTGTTGTGCGCCTCGCTGCTGAACAAGGGCCGGACGACGCTGCGCAAGGTCGCGCGGATCGAGGAGGTCAACCGGCTGCTCGAGGTACTGAACTCGATCGGCGTGAAGACCACCTGGCTGAACGACGCCGGTGACCTGGAGATCGTGCCGCCGGAGCACCTCGACCTGGCCGCGATGGACGCCGAGGCGGCCCGGCGGACCCGCAGCATCATCATGTTCCTCGGCCCGCTGCTGCACCGCGAGGACACCTTCGCCCTGCCGTACGCCGGTGGCTGCGACCTCGGCACCCGGACGGTCGAGCCGCACATGTCGGCGCTGCGCCCGTTCGGTCTGGAGATCAAGGCGACCGCCGGGGAGTACCACGCGCTGGTCAACCGGGCGATCACGCCGGGCAAGCCGATCGTGCTGACCGAGCGCGGCGACACGGTGACCGAGAACGCGATCATGGCCGCCGCCCGGCACGACGGCGTCACGGTGATCCGCAACGCCTCGTCCAACTACATGGTGCAGGACCTCTGCTTCTACCTCGAACTGCTCGGCGTCCGGATCGACGGGGTCGGCTCGACCACGCTGACCGTGCACGGTCAGGCCGAGATCGACGTGGACGTCGACTACGCGCCGTCCGAGGACCCGATCGAGGCGATGAGCCTGCTCACCGCGGCGATCGTGACCAGCTCGGAGATCACCATCCGGCGGGCGCCGATCGAGTTCCTGGAGATCGAGCTGGCGCTGCTGGAGGAGATGGGGCTCGACTACAGCCGCACCGACGAGTACCTGGCCGAGAACGGCCGCACCCGGCTGGTCGACCTGACCACCCGGCCGTCGACGCTGCACGCGCCGATCGACAAGATCCACCCGATGCCGTTCCCGGGCCTGAACATCGACAACCTGCCGTTCTTCGCGGTCATCGCCGCGACGGCGACCGGGCAGACGCTGATCCACGACTGGGTCTACGAGAACCGCGCGATCTACCTGACCGACCTGAACAAGCTCGGCGGCCGGGTCAAGCTGCTCGACCCGCACCGGGTGATGGTCGAGGGCCCGACGCACTTCTCCGGCGCCGAGATCATGTGCCCGCCGGCCCTGCGTCCGGCGGTCGTCACGCTGATCGCGATGATGGCGGCCAAGGGCACCTCGGTACTGCGGTCGGTCTACGTCATCAACCGCGGCTACGAGGAACTGGCCGCCCGCCTGAACTCGCTAGGCGCCCAGATCGAGACGTTCCGCGACATCTGA
- a CDS encoding YciI family protein — translation MALFALQLKFTDQDRRMEVRPAHRDYLAELYDAGKLHAAGPFGDQSGALLIYDVADEAELREILADDPYTAADVYEIVTLQEWLKLFPSA, via the coding sequence ATGGCCCTTTTCGCGCTTCAGCTCAAGTTCACCGACCAGGACCGCCGGATGGAGGTTCGCCCGGCGCACCGCGACTACCTCGCCGAGCTCTACGACGCCGGCAAGCTTCACGCCGCCGGACCGTTCGGCGACCAGAGCGGTGCCCTGCTGATCTACGACGTCGCCGACGAGGCGGAACTGCGCGAGATTCTCGCCGACGACCCGTACACCGCGGCCGACGTCTACGAGATCGTCACGCTGCAGGAGTGGCTGAAGCTGTTCCCGTCGGCCTGA
- a CDS encoding class I SAM-dependent methyltransferase has product MSRETLRQTFGEDAELYDRVRPTYPPRLYDDLAALLGNPRRPRVLEIGCGTGQATKPMLKRGWSVKAVELSPELSRVARGNLPELEVITAPFESWPLPAEKFDLVLSATAFHWIDPAVRVPKAADALRPGGVLAIISTHHVAGGSEQLWIDLQECYRRFTDDADEDGPQPADTVPKDSGELDASGRFGPAVFHRYEWERTYSTAEYLDLLSSYSGHRALTSARRDGLYECVSALINAAGGSVTKRHLTQLLVANRLNQPLASS; this is encoded by the coding sequence ATGAGCCGCGAGACGTTGCGCCAGACGTTCGGAGAGGACGCGGAGCTCTACGACCGGGTCCGGCCGACCTACCCGCCCCGCCTGTACGACGACCTGGCGGCGCTCCTCGGCAATCCGCGGCGCCCCCGGGTCCTGGAGATCGGCTGCGGAACGGGCCAGGCGACCAAGCCGATGCTGAAGCGCGGCTGGTCGGTCAAGGCGGTCGAACTCAGTCCGGAGCTGAGCCGGGTGGCGCGCGGCAACCTGCCCGAGCTGGAAGTGATCACGGCGCCGTTCGAGAGCTGGCCGCTGCCGGCCGAGAAGTTCGACCTGGTGTTGTCCGCGACCGCGTTCCACTGGATCGATCCGGCCGTCCGCGTGCCGAAGGCGGCAGATGCGCTCCGCCCGGGTGGAGTGCTCGCGATCATCTCCACCCACCACGTCGCCGGTGGCAGCGAGCAGCTCTGGATCGATCTCCAGGAGTGCTACCGGCGCTTCACCGACGACGCCGACGAAGACGGTCCGCAACCGGCCGACACGGTGCCGAAGGACTCGGGTGAGCTGGACGCCAGTGGCCGGTTCGGGCCCGCTGTCTTCCACCGGTACGAGTGGGAACGGACCTATTCGACCGCCGAGTACCTCGATCTGCTCAGTTCCTACTCGGGACACCGGGCCTTGACTTCGGCCAGGCGTGACGGACTGTACGAGTGTGTGAGCGCTCTCATCAACGCGGCGGGCGGGTCGGTCACGAAGCGTCACCTGACCCAGCTGCTGGTCGCAAATCGGCTTAACCAACCTCTTGCATCCAGCTGA